A portion of the Francisella uliginis genome contains these proteins:
- a CDS encoding Shedu immune nuclease family protein → MDLDISKILEQFNRKADIKEIINNSRVETLYKSEDSNGNKYLNVVYYEDEQAIQFSPRVLFQVVHNDNKNDLKSLKIYQYNYHSKEVKDITFSNFSFGQLRAFLRFLDEINIDSINERKISLSNGSNNEEIATQIKELLHKNDGEEILKQILSDESLVSKDIVNIGYRKKGLEQFRENLKNNLSEKKWQEFFKNNLWIFGYGLDYRFNSCLQDEASVSSSNLDGSNTVISDFLMGDNSFTTFVELKKPQSKIFSVSKNRSNSWCLTSEFFNAVSQILEQKASGQIKLEQSQNYTKNGNEIIQKAYDSKVILLYGSWQELESDNPRDKQIKKKTFELFRRNNRNIEIITYDELFERAEFIVEGNISYEG, encoded by the coding sequence ATGGATCTAGATATATCTAAAATTCTTGAGCAATTTAATCGTAAAGCAGATATTAAAGAAATAATAAATAATTCTAGGGTAGAAACTTTATATAAAAGTGAAGACAGTAATGGTAATAAGTACTTAAATGTAGTTTATTATGAGGATGAGCAAGCAATACAGTTTTCACCAAGAGTATTATTTCAGGTTGTACATAATGATAATAAAAATGATTTAAAATCACTAAAAATATATCAATATAATTATCATAGTAAAGAGGTAAAAGATATTACCTTTAGTAACTTTAGTTTTGGTCAATTAAGAGCTTTTCTAAGATTTTTAGATGAGATAAATATAGATTCTATAAATGAAAGAAAAATATCTTTATCTAATGGAAGTAATAATGAAGAAATAGCTACACAAATAAAAGAGTTATTGCATAAAAATGATGGTGAAGAGATATTAAAACAAATATTATCAGATGAAAGTTTAGTTAGTAAAGATATTGTAAATATAGGTTATAGAAAGAAAGGACTTGAGCAATTTAGAGAAAATTTAAAAAATAACTTGAGTGAGAAAAAATGGCAAGAGTTTTTTAAAAATAATCTTTGGATCTTTGGATATGGCTTAGATTATAGATTTAATAGTTGTTTACAAGATGAGGCAAGTGTATCAAGTAGTAACCTTGACGGGTCAAATACTGTCATATCAGATTTTTTAATGGGAGATAATTCATTTACAACCTTTGTGGAACTTAAAAAACCACAATCAAAGATATTTTCAGTTTCAAAAAATAGATCAAACTCTTGGTGTTTAACTTCAGAGTTTTTTAATGCTGTCAGTCAAATTTTAGAACAAAAAGCATCTGGGCAGATAAAACTGGAGCAATCACAAAATTACACAAAAAATGGAAATGAAATTATACAAAAAGCCTATGATTCTAAGGTGATTTTATTATATGGTTCATGGCAAGAGCTAGAAAGTGATAACCCTAGAGATAAGCAAATAAAGAAAAAAACATTTGAATTGTTTAGAAGAAATAATCGTAATATTGAGATAATCACTTATGATGAGCTTTTTGAAAGAGCTGAGTTTATCGTAGAGGGGAATATTAGTTATGAGGGTTAA
- a CDS encoding type I restriction endonuclease subunit R — translation MNKFTEEKLELAFIELLGQEGISYQFGKEIIRDDKDVLLVDDLREYLATRYASDNITTSEITTIIRKLEAYPASDLYDTNKAIMELVTSGFDFKREDPKAKDIRIHFIDYQNIDANNFKIVNQLEITGYEKRIPDGIVYINGLPLVVFEFKSAIREEATIKDAFDQLTVRYRRDIPELFKYNAFCVISDGINNKAGSLFAPYEFFYSWRRITGDEVDVDGIASMHSMIQGMLNRERLVDIIHNFIYIPDKSHKEEKIVCRYPQYYATKKLYENIIQHQKPHGDGKGGTYFGATGCGKSFTMLFLTRMLMKSIHFSSPTIVIITDRTDLDDQLGKQFANAKKFIGDNTVVSVESRADLRAKLKARESGGVFLTTIHKFTEDLDILSERTNIICISDEAHRSQINLDQKIKFTKDGIKKSYGFAKYLHDSLPNATFVGFTGTPIDATLDVFGNVVDSYTMTESVRDEITVRIVYEGRAAKVLLDSSRLQEIEKYYQECAEAGANEHQVEESKKAMTNMSVILGDIDRIRAIAKDFVEHYEQRVSEGATIKGKAMFVSSSRQIAYALFKEIIALRPEWNIKQACEDTAELTDKEKKEILPLEKIKMIMTRNQDDCEELYNLLGTKEYRKTLDTQFKNEKSNFKIAIVVDMWLTGFDVPFLDTIYIDKPIQQHNLIQTISRVNRKYAGKNKGLVVDYIGMKTAMNKALKQFSSIDSQNFEDIEASIVVVKDQLDLLAKLFHKFDNSKYFSGSPVEQLNCLNFASEYIQLTKELENRFMYIVKRLKAAYDICCGADAFSDHEKDLIHFYLAVRSIVVKLTKGEAPDTAQMNKRVANMIEEAIKSEGVEEIFKLGSDDESKIDIFDEDYLNKIDKVKLPNTKIKLLQQLLAKALEDFKKVNKVKALDFSKKLNSLVEKYNERKEQDVLVSDVLNDFTDEIVDLYHALKKEKESFGDLGIDFEEKAFYDILKDIAIRYEFDYPEDKLIALAKEVKKVVDDKSKYTDWNIRDDIKAELKVDLIMLLAKHGYPPITKDEVFKEIFEQAENFKKNR, via the coding sequence ATGAACAAATTCACAGAAGAAAAACTAGAGCTTGCATTTATTGAGTTACTTGGTCAAGAGGGCATTAGTTATCAGTTTGGTAAAGAAATTATCCGTGATGATAAAGATGTACTTCTGGTAGATGATTTGCGTGAGTACTTAGCTACTAGATATGCTAGTGATAATATCACAACTAGCGAGATTACAACTATTATCCGTAAACTAGAGGCTTATCCAGCTAGTGATCTATATGATACTAACAAGGCTATCATGGAGCTAGTAACTAGTGGTTTTGATTTCAAACGAGAAGATCCAAAAGCTAAAGATATTCGTATTCATTTTATAGATTATCAAAATATTGACGCTAATAACTTCAAGATAGTCAATCAGCTAGAGATAACAGGATATGAGAAACGCATACCAGATGGCATAGTTTATATAAATGGTTTGCCTCTAGTAGTTTTTGAGTTTAAAAGTGCTATCCGTGAAGAAGCAACTATCAAAGATGCTTTCGATCAGCTAACAGTCCGCTATAGAAGAGATATACCAGAGCTTTTTAAATATAATGCTTTTTGTGTCATTAGTGATGGTATCAATAATAAGGCTGGTTCTCTTTTTGCTCCGTATGAATTTTTCTACTCTTGGCGAAGAATCACAGGCGATGAAGTCGATGTAGATGGTATCGCCTCAATGCACTCAATGATTCAAGGGATGCTTAATCGTGAGAGATTAGTAGACATTATCCATAATTTTATCTATATACCTGATAAATCGCACAAAGAAGAGAAAATAGTTTGTCGCTATCCGCAGTATTATGCTACCAAAAAGCTCTATGAAAATATTATTCAACATCAAAAACCTCATGGCGATGGTAAAGGTGGTACATACTTTGGTGCAACTGGTTGCGGTAAAAGTTTTACAATGCTTTTCTTAACTCGTATGTTGATGAAAAGTATTCATTTCTCAAGTCCAACTATTGTGATTATCACAGATAGGACAGACTTGGATGACCAACTTGGTAAACAGTTTGCAAATGCTAAAAAATTTATTGGTGATAATACAGTTGTCAGTGTTGAGAGTAGGGCAGACCTAAGAGCTAAATTAAAAGCTCGCGAAAGTGGTGGTGTGTTTCTTACTACTATTCATAAGTTTACCGAAGATTTGGATATCCTCAGTGAGAGAACTAATATTATCTGTATATCTGATGAAGCACATAGAAGCCAGATAAACCTAGACCAAAAAATCAAATTCACAAAAGACGGTATCAAAAAATCTTATGGTTTTGCTAAGTATCTGCATGATTCATTACCTAATGCTACCTTTGTCGGTTTCACAGGTACGCCGATAGATGCAACTTTAGATGTCTTTGGTAATGTCGTTGATAGCTATACTATGACAGAGTCAGTTAGAGATGAGATTACTGTTCGTATAGTTTACGAAGGCAGAGCTGCAAAAGTATTATTAGATAGCTCAAGACTTCAAGAGATTGAGAAATATTATCAAGAATGTGCCGAAGCCGGAGCAAATGAACACCAAGTAGAAGAAAGCAAAAAGGCTATGACAAACATGAGTGTCATACTTGGTGATATTGATAGGATTAGAGCGATAGCAAAGGATTTTGTAGAGCATTATGAGCAGAGAGTTTCTGAGGGTGCTACTATCAAAGGCAAGGCTATGTTTGTCTCTAGTAGTAGACAGATTGCTTATGCTTTATTTAAAGAAATCATTGCTTTGCGTCCAGAGTGGAATATTAAACAAGCTTGTGAAGATACCGCAGAGCTTACAGATAAAGAAAAGAAAGAGATACTTCCATTAGAGAAAATCAAAATGATTATGACTCGCAACCAAGATGATTGTGAAGAGTTATATAATCTATTAGGTACAAAAGAGTATCGTAAAACTTTAGATACTCAATTCAAAAATGAAAAATCTAACTTCAAAATAGCTATAGTAGTTGATATGTGGCTAACAGGTTTTGATGTGCCATTTTTAGATACTATCTATATTGATAAGCCAATCCAACAGCATAACCTTATTCAAACTATTTCTCGTGTAAATAGAAAATACGCAGGTAAAAACAAGGGCTTAGTAGTTGACTATATCGGTATGAAAACGGCGATGAACAAGGCTCTTAAACAATTCTCTAGTATTGATAGCCAAAACTTTGAGGATATAGAAGCATCTATAGTTGTTGTCAAAGATCAGCTAGATCTATTAGCAAAACTTTTTCATAAATTTGATAATAGTAAATATTTTTCAGGTTCACCAGTTGAGCAACTAAATTGTCTAAATTTTGCTAGTGAATATATCCAACTAACAAAAGAGCTAGAAAATAGATTTATGTATATCGTTAAGAGACTAAAAGCAGCTTATGATATATGCTGTGGTGCTGATGCTTTTTCAGACCATGAGAAAGATCTTATACATTTCTATCTAGCTGTGCGTTCTATAGTTGTCAAACTAACCAAAGGCGAAGCTCCAGATACTGCACAGATGAACAAAAGGGTAGCTAATATGATAGAAGAGGCTATCAAAAGTGAAGGTGTTGAGGAGATATTTAAACTTGGTAGTGATGATGAGTCAAAGATTGATATTTTTGATGAGGATTATCTAAACAAGATAGATAAAGTAAAACTGCCAAATACTAAGATTAAGCTATTACAACAGTTATTAGCAAAAGCTCTAGAAGACTTTAAAAAGGTAAATAAAGTCAAAGCATTAGACTTCTCTAAAAAGCTTAACTCACTTGTAGAAAAATATAATGAACGCAAAGAGCAAGATGTGTTAGTTAGTGATGTTTTAAATGATTTTACAGATGAGATTGTCGATTTATATCACGCTCTTAAAAAAGAAAAAGAGTCTTTTGGTGATCTAGGTATCGACTTTGAAGAAAAAGCTTTTTATGACATCTTAAAAGATATAGCTATCCGGTATGAGTTTGACTATCCAGAGGATAAACTTATAGCTCTAGCTAAAGAGGTCAAAAAAGTAGTCGATGATAAATCAAAATATACTGACTGGAATATCAGAGATGATATCAAAGCCGAACTAAAAGTAGATTTGATAATGCTCTTGGCAAAACATGGCTACCCACCAATTACAAAAGATGAGGTTTTCAAAGAGATTTTTGAGCAAGCTGAGAATTTTAAGAAGAATAGGTAG
- a CDS encoding helix-turn-helix transcriptional regulator has product MKIIRLKTVLEITSLSRSTIYDYMSRDLFPKQVKLGENSVGWVLSEVEDWLNDRISERDYKLDNSQNLN; this is encoded by the coding sequence ATGAAAATAATAAGATTAAAAACAGTATTAGAAATTACTAGTTTATCTAGATCTACAATATATGATTATATGAGTAGAGACCTATTTCCTAAACAGGTTAAGTTAGGCGAAAACTCAGTGGGATGGGTACTTTCTGAAGTTGAAGATTGGCTGAATGATAGAATATCAGAAAGAGATTATAAGCTAGATAACTCTCAAAATCTGAACTAA
- a CDS encoding HXXEE domain-containing protein, whose protein sequence is MMINFLAKNQNWAKIAPWAGLFFLILLFTNFSIYDPHFWGLINIPLYLFHQTEEHYIPGGFKKFMNQIVMNLPGGQEKLTDIKIFWINILMVWLAFTIFGLLSFINLGFGLLIIIFSIMNCLTHIAEGFKRRSWNPGLVMASFQFVISIFAAYYVTVHGLEDPIKWWVSTVVFSVVVHILLFKLVMTKN, encoded by the coding sequence ATTATGATAAATTTTTTAGCTAAAAATCAAAATTGGGCAAAAATTGCTCCATGGGCAGGATTATTTTTTCTAATATTATTGTTTACTAATTTTTCAATTTATGATCCTCACTTTTGGGGATTAATAAATATTCCTTTATATTTATTTCATCAAACAGAAGAACATTATATTCCTGGAGGTTTCAAAAAGTTCATGAATCAAATAGTCATGAATTTACCAGGGGGGCAAGAAAAGCTTACGGACATTAAAATATTTTGGATAAATATATTAATGGTGTGGTTAGCTTTTACTATTTTTGGTCTGTTAAGTTTTATAAATTTAGGCTTTGGTCTATTAATTATTATCTTTAGTATTATGAATTGTTTAACACATATTGCAGAAGGTTTTAAACGTAGAAGTTGGAATCCTGGTTTAGTAATGGCTAGTTTTCAGTTTGTCATATCTATTTTTGCTGCTTACTATGTCACAGTACATGGATTAGAAGATCCTATAAAATGGTGGGTCTCAACTGTAGTTTTTTCAGTTGTAGTTCACATATTGCTGTTTAAGTTAGTAATGACTAAAAATTAA
- a CDS encoding cation diffusion facilitator family transporter — translation MSDNRYEITKKVTIVGMFINTLLAISKTIVGIIGRSPALFADGIHSFSDLLSDCMVLFAAKYANKGEDHNHPYGHERLETLATLVLSSLLIAIGFMIVYHSLTDLISGDYVTPDKFTVFAAIFSIIGNEFIYQYTMRAANKIDSDMLRANAWHSRSDMWSSVVVLIGLVGAFLGFAWMDAIAALVVCYMIVKMGVKWGYSSVAELIDEGVDDETRKNIKTIITNTEGVEDFHYLRTRKMAGKIVLDVHVLVDKFSTASEGHYIAEIVKSNIYHNIENIKDITVHVDVTNHEDSVIKLENFEPSRKEILEVISDFFVKNNLDTTIILAKRSSIYYFDGEIIVDLYVKRSNDLKKYSDELKNLACNNYNIGINLYCPLGDN, via the coding sequence ATGTCAGATAACAGATATGAAATCACAAAAAAAGTAACGATTGTAGGTATGTTTATAAATACCTTGCTTGCAATATCTAAAACAATAGTAGGAATAATTGGTCGCTCTCCAGCTCTATTTGCAGATGGGATTCACTCTTTTTCAGATTTATTAAGTGACTGTATGGTTTTATTTGCAGCAAAATACGCAAATAAAGGCGAAGATCATAATCATCCATATGGCCACGAAAGATTAGAAACCTTAGCAACTCTTGTACTTTCTAGTTTGCTTATAGCTATTGGTTTTATGATTGTTTATCATTCATTGACGGATTTAATTAGTGGTGATTATGTAACTCCTGACAAATTTACAGTTTTTGCAGCTATATTTTCAATAATAGGTAATGAGTTTATTTATCAGTATACCATGAGAGCAGCAAATAAAATTGATTCAGATATGCTAAGAGCAAATGCATGGCATAGTCGATCTGATATGTGGTCTTCTGTAGTTGTTTTAATTGGCTTAGTAGGAGCTTTTTTAGGATTTGCTTGGATGGATGCTATAGCTGCTCTTGTTGTTTGCTACATGATAGTAAAAATGGGAGTTAAATGGGGCTATTCTTCGGTTGCAGAGCTAATTGATGAAGGTGTTGATGACGAGACTCGCAAGAATATTAAAACAATAATTACAAATACTGAAGGTGTCGAGGATTTTCACTATTTAAGAACGAGAAAAATGGCAGGTAAAATTGTTTTAGATGTCCATGTTTTAGTTGATAAATTTAGTACAGCTTCAGAGGGTCACTATATAGCAGAGATCGTTAAAAGTAATATTTATCATAATATTGAAAATATTAAAGATATTACTGTACATGTTGACGTTACAAATCATGAAGATAGTGTAATAAAATTAGAAAATTTCGAACCATCAAGGAAAGAGATTTTAGAAGTTATATCTGATTTTTTTGTTAAAAACAATCTAGATACGACAATTATATTAGCAAAAAGAAGTTCTATATATTATTTTGATGGCGAAATAATAGTTGATCTTTATGTCAAAAGATCAAATGACTTGAAAAAATATTCAGATGAGTTGAAGAATTTAGCATGTAATAATTATAATATAGGTATCAATTTATATTGTCCGCTTGGTGATAACTAA
- the galU gene encoding UTP--glucose-1-phosphate uridylyltransferase GalU yields the protein MKIKKAVFPVAGWGTRFLPATKSCPKEMLTVVDKPLIQYAVEEAIEAGCKEIIFVTSSNKKSLEDHFDRNFELEYSLEKKQKYELLNMVKNIIPKDVSFFFVRQPEALGLGHAVLCAKPLVGIEDFAVILPDDLIYNYDCGSGVLKQMVKSVEGTDIRGCIATQQVKKSETGSYGIVAKDQEDIIKAIVEKPSPEKAPSTNAVVGRYLLPNKIFRCLETTSEGAGGEIQLTDAIAKLIEQEEKILSYEFKGTRYDCGSKLGFLIANYEIALQHQELGQKFKNYLQNRH from the coding sequence ATGAAAATTAAAAAAGCAGTTTTTCCTGTTGCAGGGTGGGGTACTAGGTTTTTACCTGCGACTAAATCATGTCCAAAAGAAATGTTGACAGTTGTCGATAAGCCATTAATTCAATATGCTGTAGAAGAAGCTATAGAAGCTGGTTGTAAAGAAATAATATTTGTTACTAGCTCTAATAAAAAGTCGTTAGAAGATCATTTTGATAGAAATTTTGAATTAGAATATTCCCTTGAGAAGAAACAAAAATATGAACTATTAAATATGGTTAAAAATATTATTCCTAAAGATGTAAGTTTTTTCTTTGTACGTCAGCCAGAAGCTTTAGGTTTAGGTCATGCAGTATTATGTGCTAAACCTCTTGTTGGTATTGAAGATTTTGCTGTTATATTGCCTGATGATCTTATTTATAATTATGATTGTGGTAGTGGAGTTTTGAAACAGATGGTTAAGTCTGTTGAGGGTACTGATATTAGAGGATGTATAGCTACTCAGCAGGTTAAAAAATCTGAAACAGGCTCATATGGCATAGTTGCAAAAGATCAAGAAGATATTATAAAAGCAATTGTGGAAAAGCCATCCCCAGAAAAAGCACCGTCTACAAATGCTGTAGTTGGTAGATATTTGCTACCTAATAAAATTTTTAGATGCTTAGAAACAACATCTGAAGGGGCAGGTGGTGAAATTCAGCTAACAGATGCTATAGCTAAGCTTATAGAACAGGAAGAAAAAATACTATCTTATGAATTTAAAGGGACACGTTATGATTGTGGTAGTAAATTAGGATTTTTAATTGCTAATTATGAAATAGCGTTACAGCACCAAGAGTTAGGTCAAAAATTCAAAAATTATCTTCAAAATAGACATTAA
- the acs gene encoding acetate--CoA ligase: MSYSKFQVSQEFIDSSHVNNELYEKLYKESLNNPEEFWSKQANRIHWHKPFTKACNSSFEPVDIKWFEDGELNVCYNCVDRHLPERANQVAFIWQADNPRKSKKITYRELYHRVCEMANILENNGVKQGDVVTIYMPLVPESIYAMLACARIGATHSVVFGGFSAESLKQRIINAKSDFIITVDEAVRSGKRIPMKASVDKIMSDIDFVRKVLVVRNTETDNISWNKNVDICYSEELKKVSNEHQPKSFNAETPLFMLYTSGSTGAPKGLVHTSGGYLVYASMTHKLVFDHKDHDVYWCTADIGWITGHTYVVYGPLANGATSVIFEGVPTYPDASRLWQEVDQHNVSILYTAPTLVRSLLKVGDDYLESTTRKSLRILGSVGEPINPEAWHWFVEKAGNNQAPLMDTWWQTETGGHMITPLPGAHKLKPGSASKPFFGVEVALFDTDGNEIHGEGKGALCIKRATPGMARTIFGDHDRYLQTYFSSFKGHYFSGDAARRDKDGYIWIEGRMDDVINVSGHRMATAEIEAALNTHPSVAESTVVGMPHDIKGEAIYVYCILKEGKDNNPEVLDEIRKSLVKYVRQEIGPVATPEIIQFTPELPKTRSGKIMRRILRKIAANDFDNLGDTSTLLDPSIVDYLKNNR; this comes from the coding sequence ATGTCATATTCAAAGTTTCAAGTATCTCAAGAATTTATAGACAGCTCTCATGTTAATAACGAATTATATGAAAAGCTTTATAAAGAGTCATTAAATAATCCAGAAGAATTCTGGTCTAAACAGGCAAATCGTATCCATTGGCATAAGCCTTTTACGAAAGCATGTAATAGTAGTTTTGAACCTGTTGATATCAAATGGTTTGAAGATGGTGAGTTGAATGTTTGCTATAATTGTGTAGATAGGCACTTACCAGAAAGAGCTAATCAAGTTGCATTTATATGGCAAGCTGATAACCCAAGAAAATCAAAGAAAATAACATACAGAGAGCTTTATCATAGAGTCTGTGAGATGGCTAATATTCTTGAAAATAATGGCGTGAAGCAAGGTGATGTTGTAACTATATATATGCCATTAGTGCCAGAATCAATATATGCAATGTTAGCATGTGCACGTATTGGTGCAACACATTCTGTTGTTTTTGGTGGATTTTCTGCTGAATCTCTAAAACAGCGTATTATAAATGCTAAAAGTGATTTTATAATTACAGTTGATGAAGCTGTTAGATCTGGTAAAAGAATTCCTATGAAAGCTAGTGTTGACAAAATCATGTCTGATATTGATTTTGTTAGAAAAGTCTTAGTAGTGCGTAATACAGAAACAGATAATATATCATGGAATAAAAATGTTGATATTTGTTATTCAGAGGAATTAAAAAAGGTTTCAAATGAGCATCAGCCAAAATCTTTTAATGCAGAAACTCCTTTATTTATGTTATATACTTCAGGTTCAACAGGAGCCCCTAAAGGTTTGGTGCATACTTCAGGAGGGTATTTAGTTTATGCTAGTATGACTCATAAGTTAGTATTTGATCATAAAGATCATGATGTATATTGGTGTACTGCAGATATTGGTTGGATAACTGGTCATACATATGTAGTTTATGGACCTCTTGCTAATGGAGCTACTTCAGTTATATTTGAAGGTGTACCGACATATCCAGATGCTTCAAGATTATGGCAAGAAGTAGATCAACATAATGTTAGTATTTTATATACAGCACCAACATTAGTTAGATCTTTATTGAAGGTTGGAGATGATTATCTTGAAAGTACAACTAGGAAGTCTCTACGCATATTAGGATCAGTAGGTGAGCCAATAAATCCAGAAGCTTGGCACTGGTTTGTAGAAAAGGCGGGTAATAATCAAGCTCCTTTGATGGATACTTGGTGGCAAACTGAGACTGGTGGGCATATGATTACACCCTTGCCGGGAGCACACAAATTAAAACCCGGATCTGCTTCAAAACCTTTTTTTGGTGTTGAGGTTGCTTTATTTGATACAGATGGTAATGAAATTCATGGAGAAGGTAAAGGTGCTTTATGTATAAAAAGAGCTACTCCAGGAATGGCAAGAACTATTTTTGGTGATCATGATAGATATTTACAGACTTATTTTTCTAGTTTTAAAGGACATTATTTTTCAGGGGATGCTGCTAGAAGAGATAAGGATGGTTATATTTGGATAGAAGGGCGTATGGATGATGTAATCAATGTCTCCGGTCATAGGATGGCGACGGCAGAAATCGAAGCAGCTTTAAATACACATCCATCGGTTGCAGAAAGTACTGTTGTTGGCATGCCTCATGATATTAAAGGTGAAGCTATATATGTTTATTGTATCCTTAAAGAAGGAAAAGATAACAATCCTGAAGTACTTGATGAAATAAGGAAATCTTTGGTTAAATATGTTCGTCAAGAAATTGGACCTGTTGCTACACCTGAGATTATTCAATTTACACCAGAGCTTCCAAAAACTCGTTCTGGTAAGATTATGAGAAGAATATTAAGAAAAATAGCTGCAAATGATTTTGATAATTTAGGCGACACATCTACACTTTTGGATCCAAGTATAGTAGATTATCTTAAAAACAATAGATAA
- a CDS encoding DMT family transporter, protein MSVKHNSPLVAYLKIFLAVTFWASVYQIAPIPLKYTDIYMVGFVRYFFASAILIAIHYHYTKTIFPKLNIKQWLYVLAVGLFGVFLYNVTFLWAEKLISGNIVAIIYAFTPCLVTILSSFIFKIKVSQQAKVGILVALLGTIGVVLFSNGASECLNGIHINFGEVLSVLAVICFAAYAIFGKFCVQEEVHMITINTYGAIIGMIMFFGVSLFKSDFSEIAHTDFKFWACMLYIAIFGTVIAYVWFLNSLEELGVYRTAVFQNMLPFLVIIIGFILYGETISTLALIFGGVVFLGVYLTNAAVNKK, encoded by the coding sequence GTGAGTGTCAAACATAATTCTCCGCTAGTAGCGTATTTAAAGATCTTTTTGGCTGTAACATTCTGGGCTAGTGTTTATCAGATAGCTCCTATCCCGCTAAAGTATACCGATATCTATATGGTAGGATTTGTTCGTTACTTTTTTGCCTCAGCAATACTGATAGCTATTCATTATCATTATACAAAAACTATTTTTCCAAAATTAAATATCAAACAATGGTTATATGTTTTAGCTGTGGGTCTATTTGGAGTGTTCTTATATAATGTAACTTTCCTATGGGCTGAGAAATTAATTTCAGGAAATATCGTAGCAATTATTTATGCCTTCACTCCCTGTCTTGTGACAATCCTATCAAGCTTTATCTTTAAGATTAAAGTTAGTCAACAAGCAAAAGTCGGTATTTTAGTTGCTTTACTGGGAACTATTGGGGTTGTTTTATTTTCTAATGGTGCTTCAGAATGTTTGAATGGTATTCATATTAATTTTGGTGAAGTGCTAAGTGTTTTAGCGGTAATCTGTTTTGCGGCGTATGCAATTTTCGGTAAATTTTGTGTCCAAGAAGAGGTTCATATGATCACTATAAATACTTATGGTGCTATTATTGGTATGATAATGTTCTTTGGAGTATCATTATTTAAATCAGATTTTTCTGAGATTGCGCATACGGATTTTAAATTTTGGGCATGTATGCTATATATAGCTATCTTTGGTACAGTTATCGCTTATGTATGGTTCTTGAACTCACTTGAAGAGCTTGGGGTATATAGAACAGCAGTGTTTCAAAATATGTTACCATTTTTAGTTATTATTATAGGGTTTATATTGTATGGGGAAACTATTTCAACATTAGCATTAATATTTGGGGGGGTAGTCTTTTTGGGCGTATATCTGACAAATGCTGCGGTGAATAAAAAATAA
- a CDS encoding queuosine precursor transporter, giving the protein MSLQKANTDKNTYLTIFGTLNMLFIVAIIMADLLTYKLVDFIGFTATLGIIIYPLSYTVSDIITECFGKSIAIRVMIVGLIIEVLLDYFLTIASHIPNVLNPDYADAFLKSMGGMGTIATGSLVAALFGYFTNILIMSGLKKRNIIKSFFKRSVISSICGETIFICVGYTIWFYGTGLSMKTIFGLMMVSLVSKVIFSLMYSFLGKYIVTHINNLIKK; this is encoded by the coding sequence ATGAGTTTACAGAAAGCTAATACTGATAAAAACACCTATCTAACAATTTTTGGCACTCTTAATATGTTGTTCATAGTAGCAATTATAATGGCAGATCTCTTAACATATAAGCTAGTGGATTTCATCGGCTTCACAGCAACGCTTGGTATTATAATCTATCCACTAAGCTACACTGTGAGTGATATTATTACAGAGTGCTTTGGCAAATCAATCGCTATTCGCGTAATGATTGTTGGCTTAATAATAGAGGTTTTGCTTGATTATTTTCTAACAATTGCAAGCCATATACCAAATGTATTAAACCCTGATTATGCAGATGCTTTTTTGAAAAGTATGGGAGGTATGGGGACTATTGCTACAGGATCATTAGTTGCTGCATTATTTGGCTATTTTACAAATATTCTTATAATGAGTGGTTTAAAGAAGCGAAACATTATTAAGTCTTTTTTTAAAAGATCAGTTATTTCTTCAATATGCGGAGAAACCATATTCATATGTGTTGGATATACTATTTGGTTTTATGGAACAGGCTTATCTATGAAAACAATATTTGGACTAATGATGGTATCACTTGTTTCTAAAGTTATTTTTTCTCTAATGTATAGCTTTTTAGGCAAATATATAGTTACTCATATAAACAATCTAATTAAAAAATAA